One window from the genome of Papaver somniferum cultivar HN1 unplaced genomic scaffold, ASM357369v1 unplaced-scaffold_84, whole genome shotgun sequence encodes:
- the LOC113345866 gene encoding uncharacterized protein LOC113345866 — protein sequence MAQRLPKFIIIQSNFNHKYLHLEKVNPTAADSLRFDGDYSFGLETRFEVVPATTENGLVHIRSKLNDRFWANMGGPNGWITATSVKPDENRSSQSCTLFQPVYLNSNSNKIVRLLHVHTSYYVSFFMGTNQTNGCLNLISNSQLTDQRDLFTIIDWQSIVMFPDIIRIKGDNGMHLKAFSDGFMDYNYEVANSPDFEYEVFPSRDGGICLKSVQYGKYWKLDNNSSWVWAYENPTMDHHINTVFIPTKLDNKTIALRSLANNTFCARRTANSKTNCLATLFTYVDAYAPIVIEEPVLSRTIDNVIYDLTDARIYDEHVIALANEEARNKKGEGSDTVKLNLKHTERYTREWTASVSFTLGVKVSLSVGVPEIAEGKVETSYEFKSSYEWGERNEDELEMGSEYTVTVPPMSSVKVSLMATRASCDIPFSYTQRDVLTNGTVKVYYKNDGIFKGRNAYNYRYESAQHAL from the coding sequence ATGGCACAACGACTTCCCAAGTTTATCATAATCCAATCCAACTTCAACCACAAATACCTGCACTTAGAAAAGGTTAATCCAACAGCAGCTGATTCCCTCCGATTTGATGGAGATTACAGTTTCGGGCTTGAGACCAGATTTGAGGTAGTGCCAGCTACCACTGAAAATGGACTGGTACACATCCGATCCAAACTAAATGACCGCTTCTGGGCAAACATGGGGGGCCCCAACGGATGGATCACTGCCACGTCCGTCAAACCTGACGAGAATCGATCTAGCCAGTCTTGCACGCTCTTCCAGCCGGTTTACTTGAATTCCAACAGCAACAAGATCGTCCGGCTCCTCCATGTCCACACCAGCTACTATGTTTCCTTCTTTATGGGCACCAACCAGACCAATGGTTGCTTAAATTTAATTAGCAACTCGCAACTCACTGACCAGCGCGATCTGTTTACCATCATTGACTGGCAATCAATCGTGATGTTTCCCGACATTATCAGAATCAAGGGCGACAATGGAATGCACCTCAAGGCCTTTTCAGACGGGTTTATGGATTATAATTATGAAGTCGCTAATTCTCCAGATTTTGAATATGAGGTGTTTCCAAGTCGTGACGGAGGCATCTGCCTGAAAAGTGTCCAATATGGCAAATATTGGAAGCTTGACAATAATTCGTCGTGGGTATGGGCATATGAGAATCCCACGATGGACCACCACATCAACACTGTATTTATACCTACCAAACTTGACAACAAAACTATTGCTCTGCGAAGTTTGGCAAACAATACTTTCTGTGCAAGACGAACGGCGAATAGCAAGACCAACTGCCTCGCCACTCTCTTTACCTATGTCGACGCGTATGCCCCCATTGTCATTGAGGAGCCTGTTTTATCAAGAACTATCGACAACGTCATTTATGATCTTACTGATGCAAGGATTTACGACGAGCATGTTATTGCGCTTGCGAATGAAGAGGCTAGGAACAAAAAGGGAGAAGGTTCCGACACGGTTAAATTGAATCTCAAACATACAGAAAGGTATACTAGGGAATGGACAGCAAGCGTATCGTTCACACTGGGTGTCAAGGTGAGTTTAAGCGTAGGTGTCCCAGAAATAGCGGAGGGCAAGGTTGAGACATCCTACGAGTTTAAAAGTTCGTATGAATGGGGAGAAAGaaatgaagatgaacttgaaaTGGGGTCTGAGTATACAGTTACTGTGCCTCCTATGAGTAGCGTGAAGGTGAGTCTGATGGCGACACGGGCTTCATGCGACATACCCTTTTCGTACACTCAGCGTGACGTCTTAACAAATGGAACAGTAAAAGTATACTACAAGAATGATGGCATATTTAAGGGCCGCAATGCCTACAACTACAGGTACGAGAGCGCCCAGCATGCTCTTTAA